A window of the Salarias fasciatus chromosome 7, fSalaFa1.1, whole genome shotgun sequence genome harbors these coding sequences:
- the lyve1b gene encoding lymphatic vessel endothelial hyaluronic receptor 1b: MVKLFSFNQFLLLCFAVFLLAFHSRMTTAAPQGGSGTAGVFLVSEGGMYTFNYTAAREACERLNVTMATREQVERALQDGLQTCKFGWIAEQIAVVPRLTSDEKCGQGRIGVVTWNAHLDRKFAVFCYNASAIEERNETNTSPSTTLTPPTQTPIPVTPSVAPTHTPPPEQKLPTFTTRGSRTSSTTPPSPPTRHGGTTKPAPVSLTFSTSVSSPGALGSSEPDLTRSVVTSTESSLGVGLTALIVLGVVALLLMASGAVWYYKLSAVPCGSQSLQKDDTETEMWKHADSEIDLHNRPGPEDEDEESERKYSSEITLCVNPSIKASE, from the exons ATGgtgaagcttttctcttttaacCAATTTTTGCTTCTGTGTTTTGCGGTATTTTTGCTGGCCTTCCACTCCAGAATGACCACAG CCGCCCCTCAGGGAGGCAGCGGAACAGCGGGGGTCTTCTTGGTCAGCGAAGGAGGGATGTACACCTTCAACTACACTGCCGCCAGGGAAGCCTGTGAGCGTCTGAacgtcaccatggcaaccagagAGCAGGTGGAGCGAGCGCTGCAGGACGGCCTGCAGACCTGCAA ATTTGGGTGGATCGCTGAGCAGATCGCCGTCGTTCCGCGACTGACATCGGATGAAAAATGCGGTCAGGGCCGGATCGGGGTGGTGACGTGGAACGCTCACCTGGACCGCAAGTTCGCCGTCTTCTGCTACAACGCATCAG CGATCGAAGAACGGAACGAGACAAATACCTCACCATCGACCACGCTGACACCCCCGACCCAAACCCCGATACCCGTCACGCCGTCAGtcgcaccaacacacactccgccCCCCGAGCAGAAGCTGCCGACCTTTACCACACGTGGATCCAGGACATCGTCGACCACACCTCCTTCTCCTCCGACTCGTCACGGCGGCACGACAAAACCAGCGCCGGTCAGCTTGACCTTCTCCACCTCCGTCTCTTCCCCCGGCGCCCTGGGCTCCTCCGAACCGGACCTGACCCGATCCGTCGTCACGTCTACAGAGAGCTCACTGGGAG TTGGACTGACAGCTCTCATCGTTCTGGGAGTCGTTGCGTTGCTTCTGATGGCGTCTGGAGCGGTTTGGTACTACAAGCT GAGCGCCGTCCCGTGTGGGTCTCAGTCGCTGCAGAAGGACGACACAGAGACGGAGATGTGGAAGCACGCCGACAGCGAGATTGACCTTCACAATCGGCCGGGAccggaggacgaggacgaggaatCAGAGAGGAAGTACTCCAGCGAGATCACGCTGTGCGTGAATCCCAGTATCAAAGCTTCAGAGTAG
- the LOC115391526 gene encoding plectin — protein MALRAKSHTDLEMTGRSSFDDGVYKSLSMSSSNLNRSSRLGNGVIEEVKVLSRPCRRPVRAVRPVSAVTSSSSFLQINHLQGELVRKRKECEDLKKENKYLSNEIHMERIVMRTENELTMRNLRNLNQELQAQVKELKQRLYQSQQRAALCTRAADEAEASRGEAEKSRALAEARALGSTREREAAEADRGRMSEELRLFKKEHTDLQLLQAQTEKNYFEAKLRLDRVSGEKQALQQEKRSLEADRDDLRHKLRQITQENVQIKESEMDLRRRAAALDEESRKAQQGQREAEAERRQVEKERQERAAECLSWRERHRELADRLRAEDDLRALRQNKACQANIKSYFLCMTESDQRVKILKNPDGSPRNFTEGDPVYISTPESSPEETERSSSRTMLRVSAPHTGRDQGPSHFDELPAFGGERPDSAPTRRSRKVVEYFWIPTDQE, from the exons ATGGCGCTCAGGGCGAAGTCGCACACGGACCTGGAGATGACCGGCAGGTCCTCGTTCGACGACGGCGTGTACAAATCTCTCTCCATGAGCAGCAGCAACCTGAACAGAAGCAGCCGGTTGGGGAACGGGGTGATCGAGGAGGTGAAGGTCCTGTCGAGGCCGTGCAGGAGGCCGGTGCGGGCGGTGCGGCCGGTCAGCgccgtcacctccagcagctccttcctaCAGATCAACCATCTGCAAGGAGAGCTGGTCAGGAAGAGGAAG GAATGTGAAGacctgaagaaagaaaacaagtaCTTATCCAACGAGATCCACATGGAGCGGATCGTCATGCGCACGGAGAACGAGCTGACCATGAGAAACCTGAGGAATCTGaaccaggagctgcaggctcaGGTCAAAGAG CTGAAGCAGAGGCTGTATCAGAGCCAGCAGAGAGCCGCTTTGTGCACGAGGGCCGCGGACGAGGCCGAGGCGTCCCGAGGGGAGGCGGAGAAGAGCCGGGCGCTGGCCGAGGCCCGGGCCCTCGGCTCCACCAGGGAGAGGGAGGCGGCCGAGGCCGACAGGGGGCGCATGAGCGAGGAGCTGAGGCTCTTCAAGAAGGAG CACACAGATCTGCAGCTTTTACAGGCACAAACGGAGAAGAACTACTTCGAAGCCAAGCTGAGGCTGGACCGGGTGAGCGGGGAGAAACAGGccctgcagcaggagaagcGCAGCCTGGAGGCCGACAGAGACGACCTGCGACACAAGCTGAGGCAAATCACGCAGGAAAACGTCCAGATTAAAGAGAG TGAGATGGACTTGAGGCGCAGGGCGGCGGCGCTGGACGAGGAGAGCAGGAAAGCCCAGCAGGGTCAGCGCGAGGCGGAGGCCGAGAGGCGGCAGGTGGAGAAGGAGAGGCAGGAGAGGGCGGCCGAGTGTCTGAGCTGGAGGGAGAGGCACCGGGAGCTGGCCGACAGGCTGCGGGCCGAGGACGACCTGAGAGCTCTGAGGCAGAACAAAGCA TGTCAGGCCAACATCAAGAGCTACTTCCTGTGCATGACGGAGAGCGACCAGAGGGTCAAAATCCTCAAAAACCCAGACGGCTCTCCAAGGAACTTCACG GAGGGAGACCCGGTCTACATCTCCACCCCAGAATCCAGTCCTGAGGAGACCGAGAGGAGCTCCTCCAG GACCATGTTGAGAGTCTCCGCCCCGCACACAGGCAGAGATCAGGGGCCCAGTCACTTCGACGAGCTGCCCGCCTTCGGAGGAGAGCGACCCGACTCGGCGCCCACACGCAGGAGCAGGAAGGTGGTGGAATACTTCTGGATTCCCACCGACCAGGAGTGA
- the eif4g2b gene encoding eukaryotic translation initiation factor 4 gamma 2b: MLGNIKFIGELGKLDLIHESILHKCIKTLLEKKKRVQLKDMGEDLECLCQIMRTVGPRLDHEKAKSLMDQYFGRMRSLMNNKELPARIRFLLQDTVELRENNWVPRKAFIDNGPKTINQIRQDAVKDLGVFIPAPMSQGMRMDFFLESPFMPNRMKLDRETLGGLADMFGQMPGSGIGTGPGVIQDRYSPTMGRHRTNPLFNGHGGHIAPPPQSQFDMGPKSFVKSNQVQNQHFLNQNQNHLAQQQVQSKDMPPRFSKKGQLNADEISLRPAQSFLLNKNQVPKLQPQIPNMMPPSAQPPRTQTPPLGQPPQLGLKTNPPPIQEKPQKTNKKPPPAREELLKMTEVIVTEYLNTKNMPEAVSGVREMKAPKHFLPEMLSKIIVCSLDRPDEDKEHASTLIHTLRTEGLITGENFMQAFLNVLDQCPKIEVDVPLVKSYLAQFAARAIIAELLSVAELAHPLENGTHFPLFLLCLQQTAKLKDREWLTDLFQQSKVNMQKMLPEIDQNKDRMLEILEGKGLSFLFPLLKLEKELLKQIKADPSPQSIYKWIKDNISPKLHTDKGFVNILMTSFLQYISQELCVAEGDEQLAAPSKEQLEQEKLLLLAFKPVMQKFLHDHTELQVSALYALQVHCNASSFPKGMLLRYFVNFYDMEIIEEEAFLAWKEDITQEFPGKGKALFQVNQWLTWLETAEEEESEDEAD; this comes from the exons ATGCTTGGCAACATTAAATTCATCGGGGAACTTGGCAAACTCGACCTCATCCATGAATCTATCCTTCATAAGTGCATCAAAACA CTtctggaaaagaagaagagagtcCAGCTCAAGGATATGGGAGAGGATCTGGAATGCCTCTGTCAGATAATGAGAACAGTGGGGCCGAGACTCGACCATGAGAAAGCAAAG TCTTTAATGGATCAGTACTTTGGCCGTATGCGATCCTTAATGAACAACAAGGAGTTGCCCGCTCGGATCCGCTTCCTACTGCAAGACACAGTGGAACTGCGAGAAAACAACTGGGTCCCCCGCAAGGCTTTCATCGACAACGGACCAAAGACGATTAACCAGATCCGTCAGGACGCAGTGAAA GATTTGGGTGTTTTCATCCCAGCGCCCATGTCTCAGGGGATGAGGATGGACTTCTTCCTGGAAAGCCCTTTCATGCCCAACAGAATGAAACTGGACAGGGAGACTCTCGGGGGATTGGCCGACATGTTTGGACAGATGCCAG GCAGTGGAATTGGAACTGGCCCAGGGGTTATTCAGGACAGATACTCGCCCACTATGGGACGCCATCGCACCAACCCGCTTTTCAACGGCCACGGCGGCCACATCGCCCCCCCGCCACAGTCGCAGTTCGACATGGGGCCCAAGTCTTTTGTCAAGTCCAACCAG GTTCAGAACCAACATTTCCtcaaccagaaccagaaccacttggcccagcagcaggtccagtcCAAGGACATGCCTCCACGATTCAGCAAGAAAGGACAGCTCAACGCAGACGAG ATCAGCCTCCGGCCTGCTCAGTCATTCCTCCTCAACAAGAACCAGGTGCCCAAGCTCCAGCCACAGATCCCCAACATGATGCCTCCCAGCGCCCAGCCCCCCCGCACCCAAACCCCTCCTCTGGGACAG CCTCCACAGCTTGGCCTGAAGACCAACCCTCCTCCCATTCAAGAGAAGCCTCAGAAGACGAACAAGAAGCCGCCGCCTGCCCGGGAGGAGCTGCTCAAGATGACG GAGGTGATCGTGACCGAGTACCTGAACACCAAGAACATGCCGGAGGCCGTGAGCGGCGTGCGAGAGATGAAGGCGCCGAAGCACTTCCTGCCAGAGATGCTCAGTAAGATCATCGTGTGCTCCCTGGACCGTCCCGATGAGGACAAGGAGCACGCCAGCACCCTGATCCACACGCTGCGCACCGAGGGCCTCATCACCGGGGAGAACTTCATGCAG GCTTTCCTGAACGTCCTGGACCAGTGCCCCAAGATCGAGGTGGACGTGCCCCTGGTGAAGTCCTACCTGGCCCAGTTCGCGGCGCGGGCCATCATAGCGGAGCTGCTGAGCGTGGCGGAGCTGGCCCACCCGCTGGAGAACGGCACCCACTTCCCCCTCTTCCTGCTGTGCCTGCAGCAGACGGCCAAGCTGAAGGACCGCGAGTGGCTCACCGACCTCTTCCAGCAGAGCAAGGTCAACATGCAGAAGATGCTCCCAG AAATCGATCAGAACAAGGACCGCATGCTGGAGATCCTGGAGGGGAAGGGCCTGAGCTTCCTGTTCCCGCTGCTGaagctggagaaggagctgctgaagcagatAAAGGCAGACCCGTCTCCTCAGTCCATCTACAAGTGGATCAAAGACAACATCTCGCCCAAGCTCCACACCGATAAAGGCTTTGTCAACATCCTCATGACCAG TTTCCTGCAGTACATCTCCCAGGAGCTGTGCGTGGCCGAGGGCGACGAGCAGCTGGCGGCGCCCTccaaggagcagctggagcaggagaagctgctgctgctggcgttCAAGCCCGTCATGCAGAAGTTCCTGCACGATCACACCGAGCTGCAGGTCAGCGCCCTCTACGCCCTGCAGGTGCACTGCAACGCCAGCAGCTTCCCCAAAG GCATGCTGCTGCGCTACTTTGTCAACTTCTACGACATGGAGATCATCGAAGAAGAAGCCTTCCTTGCATGGAAAGAAGACATCACCCAAGAATTCCCTGGAAAAGGAAAAGCGTTGTTCCAG GTCAACCAGTGGCTCACCTGGCTGGagacggcggaggaggaggagtcggaGGACGAGGcggactga